One stretch of Roseimicrobium sp. ORNL1 DNA includes these proteins:
- a CDS encoding SDR family oxidoreductase has translation MNSEHTTLITGASSGIGLHLAHEFAEHGHPLILVAPGQSELESLKTELETKHGVKVEVIAKDLEKPDAAREVYVAVEQLGEAVEILVNNAGHGMRGKSWEIPIDEDISTVRLNIEAVLRLTKLFIQPMVERGQGKILNVASIAGFEPGPMLAVYHASKAFVLSWSEALTIELEDTGVSVTALCPGATDTDFFPKADMVAVKAFQGSNVMAPQDVARVGYEGLMKGELFVVPGGMNKMLVAARRILPESTQARLNQSMYEYVPEEKVKRQRGDVEIAAEKEAEEGNGY, from the coding sequence ATGAATTCCGAACACACCACGCTCATCACCGGAGCTTCAAGCGGCATCGGTCTCCACCTCGCCCATGAGTTTGCCGAGCATGGCCACCCACTCATTTTGGTGGCGCCAGGGCAGAGTGAATTGGAGTCGCTGAAAACTGAGCTTGAGACGAAGCACGGTGTGAAAGTTGAGGTCATCGCGAAGGACCTTGAAAAGCCGGATGCCGCACGGGAAGTCTACGTCGCCGTGGAGCAGCTCGGGGAGGCCGTGGAGATTCTCGTGAACAATGCCGGTCACGGCATGCGTGGGAAGTCCTGGGAGATTCCCATCGACGAAGACATCTCCACCGTCCGGCTGAACATCGAAGCCGTGCTGCGACTCACGAAGCTCTTCATCCAGCCCATGGTCGAGCGCGGCCAGGGGAAGATTTTGAATGTCGCCTCCATCGCCGGCTTCGAGCCGGGACCGATGCTCGCGGTGTATCATGCTTCGAAGGCCTTCGTGCTTTCATGGAGCGAGGCCCTGACCATTGAGCTGGAGGATACAGGAGTGAGCGTCACCGCCCTGTGCCCGGGCGCTACGGACACGGACTTCTTCCCCAAGGCAGACATGGTTGCCGTAAAGGCCTTCCAGGGCTCGAACGTGATGGCTCCCCAAGACGTGGCCAGAGTCGGCTATGAAGGCTTGATGAAGGGAGAGCTTTTTGTCGTGCCTGGCGGGATGAACAAGATGCTCGTGGCCGCACGCCGTATCCTGCCAGAATCCACTCAGGCCAGGCTCAACCAGAGCATGTACGAATATGTGCCCGAGGAGAAGGTAAAACGCCAGCGCGGCGACGTGGAGATCGCAGCAGAGAAAGAGGCGGAGGAAGGTAACGGATACTAA
- the bamD gene encoding outer membrane protein assembly factor BamD, producing MLFSASAVPAQKVALADRPTYQLALAASQEGMHEVAALKYEKVLKEKDLTRQESAQLSERLVDALLRAGLADKALVALTLFEVPDAPFWKGQAFLLQQKFKEAEAELKTYLKTPANKYPSQANLALGKAIIGQGRENAGRKSLKDVLTNPYGVLAEQAYDLSNESEAMSGRADVVLRRLGPDRGTNESEFVRAVALLEEGEGKQAEVVLRRYLDSSESLPLRLHDASFVRLAEAYAMQGRSSIAAKRLRAFMDRDTPSDYLEQAFALFRTVAPEDDNSVLKTLLTWAADPTPPDRHALALYHIGQWLVERGRGEEAIGFFESFRILYPDHARQADALRALMALYGAARADDRVVDLWRSRYGNAGPDIVDYILGIVRFSRGEYAGAGDHFMRTASETSDTMLLRLAVYNAGMSAVKGKDEEKFRVCLAQLQQPVTVPAGGLPLQPSSQAQAEDQAPKLLLERALGLAAKRDPQADKALEEFLQAYPHHPRAVEAHIAQAELAMLDLPARTKAAGAALDAAEQIPALEDKWRERLAYIRVWWHEAAGNLEGVTASGANFLAQWSESDWRDEVRMKVAQAYYRREEYARAVAEFETLAEEHADSPYADVAIFFAGKAAMAQLTPAGLEKAIGLWAELVARESPLASEARRQQAVAKRRQGKEDEALSVIDALLSSKPAPEGDARFDLIMEKGELLVLLARKDPKNLDDAASVFRSVVEDKNASRAWRQRAGILLAQCHQQAGRRSAALEACFDVLEAGLSPQTAMQLSPQDRVWIFRAGFMAIELLEGQKQWEAAARLADRLAKIGGERSDEAAQRAERLRLEHLIWEK from the coding sequence GTGCTTTTTTCCGCGTCCGCAGTCCCGGCCCAGAAGGTGGCCCTGGCGGACCGCCCCACCTATCAACTCGCTCTCGCCGCCTCCCAGGAGGGCATGCATGAGGTGGCTGCGCTGAAGTATGAAAAGGTGCTCAAGGAAAAGGACCTCACCCGTCAGGAGTCTGCCCAGCTCAGCGAGCGCCTTGTAGATGCCCTCCTCCGTGCCGGGCTGGCAGACAAGGCTCTGGTCGCCCTGACCCTTTTCGAGGTGCCGGATGCTCCCTTCTGGAAAGGGCAGGCCTTTCTCCTGCAGCAGAAGTTCAAAGAAGCCGAGGCCGAGCTGAAGACCTACCTGAAAACGCCTGCCAACAAGTACCCTTCGCAGGCAAACCTTGCTCTGGGCAAGGCCATCATCGGCCAGGGACGTGAGAATGCCGGGCGTAAGTCACTCAAGGACGTGCTGACCAATCCCTACGGCGTGCTCGCCGAGCAGGCCTATGACTTGAGCAATGAGTCCGAGGCCATGTCCGGCCGTGCGGACGTCGTGCTGCGCCGGCTGGGACCGGACCGCGGTACGAATGAGTCGGAGTTCGTCCGCGCGGTCGCGTTGCTGGAGGAAGGGGAGGGGAAGCAGGCGGAGGTTGTCCTGCGCCGGTACCTGGATTCGAGCGAGTCGCTGCCGCTGCGCCTGCATGATGCCTCCTTCGTGCGCCTGGCTGAGGCGTATGCCATGCAGGGGCGTTCCAGTATCGCGGCCAAGCGCTTGCGCGCCTTCATGGATCGCGATACGCCGAGCGATTACCTGGAGCAGGCCTTCGCCCTCTTCCGCACTGTTGCGCCGGAGGATGACAATTCGGTGCTGAAAACCCTGCTCACCTGGGCCGCGGATCCCACGCCGCCGGACCGGCATGCGCTCGCCCTCTATCACATCGGCCAGTGGCTCGTGGAGCGGGGCAGGGGAGAAGAGGCCATAGGCTTCTTCGAGAGCTTCCGCATCCTCTACCCGGACCACGCACGCCAGGCGGATGCCCTGCGCGCGCTGATGGCGCTGTACGGCGCGGCGCGCGCGGATGACCGCGTGGTCGACCTCTGGCGCAGCCGCTATGGAAATGCGGGGCCTGATATTGTGGATTACATCTTGGGCATCGTACGCTTTTCCCGTGGCGAGTATGCCGGGGCTGGGGATCACTTCATGCGCACTGCATCGGAGACTTCGGATACCATGCTGCTGCGCCTCGCCGTTTACAATGCCGGCATGTCCGCCGTGAAAGGGAAGGATGAAGAGAAGTTCCGCGTGTGCCTGGCCCAGCTCCAGCAGCCGGTGACCGTGCCGGCCGGTGGCCTGCCTCTCCAGCCCTCCTCTCAGGCGCAGGCAGAGGACCAGGCGCCGAAGCTGCTCCTGGAGCGCGCCCTCGGACTCGCGGCAAAACGCGACCCGCAGGCGGACAAGGCACTGGAGGAGTTTCTCCAGGCGTATCCACACCACCCCCGTGCCGTGGAGGCTCACATCGCGCAGGCGGAGCTGGCCATGCTGGACCTTCCCGCCCGCACGAAGGCCGCCGGCGCCGCGCTGGATGCCGCGGAGCAAATCCCCGCGCTGGAGGACAAGTGGCGCGAGCGCCTCGCCTATATCCGCGTGTGGTGGCATGAGGCTGCGGGGAACCTGGAAGGCGTGACCGCGTCCGGTGCGAACTTCCTCGCCCAGTGGTCTGAGTCCGACTGGCGTGATGAAGTGCGCATGAAGGTCGCGCAAGCCTACTATCGCCGTGAGGAATACGCCCGCGCCGTCGCGGAGTTTGAGACGCTCGCGGAAGAGCACGCCGATTCACCCTATGCCGATGTCGCCATCTTCTTTGCGGGGAAGGCAGCCATGGCCCAGCTCACGCCTGCAGGCTTGGAGAAGGCCATCGGGCTCTGGGCAGAACTCGTCGCACGTGAGAGCCCACTCGCCTCTGAAGCGCGCCGTCAGCAAGCCGTGGCCAAGCGTCGTCAGGGCAAAGAAGATGAGGCGCTGAGCGTGATCGATGCCCTCCTGAGCAGCAAGCCCGCACCGGAAGGCGATGCGCGCTTCGACCTCATCATGGAAAAGGGCGAACTCCTCGTGCTGCTCGCGCGCAAGGACCCGAAGAATCTCGATGACGCCGCCTCCGTCTTCCGCTCGGTCGTGGAAGACAAGAACGCCTCCCGCGCCTGGCGCCAGCGCGCCGGCATCCTCCTTGCGCAGTGCCATCAGCAAGCCGGTCGCCGCTCCGCTGCACTCGAAGCGTGTTTCGATGTGCTCGAAGCCGGGCTTTCCCCGCAAACCGCCATGCAGCTCTCCCCACAGGACCGCGTGTGGATCTTCCGCGCCGGATTCATGGCCATCGAACTCCTCGAAGGCCAGAAGCAATGGGAAGCCGCCGCCCGCCTCGCCGACCGCCTCGCCAAAATCGGCGGCGAACGCTCCGACGAAGCCGCCCAGCGCGCCGAGCGCTTGCGGCTGGAGCATTTGATTTGGGAGAAGTAG
- the gatB gene encoding Asp-tRNA(Asn)/Glu-tRNA(Gln) amidotransferase subunit GatB produces MPKYITTIGLEVHAQLNTRSKMFCGCPAEYGADPNTHTCPTCLGLPGALPVLNVEAIEKTMVAGLMLGCSTPEISKWDRKNYFYPDMPKNYQLTQFDLPLCLGGGVPLYEFAYPKDAQKNIKNPGKVVKLTRIHLEEDVGKSTHTGAGTMLDFNRAGTPLMEIVSDPDIDSAEEAFAYLNSLRQILLYGGVSDADMEKGQLRCDVNISLRPEGQQELGAKIELKNLNSVSAVRRAIHAEIERQTEALDRGEKLIQSTRRWDDDRGETQLMRTKEDAHDYRYFPCPDLLPIRTAPLLAEAKKRVPELPHEKCDRFVKDYAVSAYDANVLASEQSLAAWFEQAVAAAGPKVPAKKIANWVINELLGVLNANGVTLEQSPITPQALSELVAAVETGSISNNQAKEVFAEMFATGKTAAVVIKEKGFEQVSDTGALEKLCDDVIAANPAKVEEFKAGNDKVLNWMTGQIMKASGGKANPKVLGELLRAKLS; encoded by the coding sequence ATGCCCAAGTACATCACCACCATCGGCCTCGAAGTCCACGCGCAGCTCAACACGCGGAGCAAGATGTTCTGCGGGTGCCCTGCGGAATACGGCGCGGACCCGAATACGCACACCTGCCCCACCTGCCTGGGGCTCCCGGGCGCGCTGCCGGTGCTGAACGTGGAGGCGATTGAGAAGACCATGGTCGCCGGGCTCATGCTCGGCTGCAGCACGCCGGAAATCTCGAAGTGGGACCGCAAGAACTACTTCTACCCGGACATGCCGAAGAACTACCAGCTCACGCAGTTCGACCTGCCCCTGTGTCTCGGTGGCGGTGTGCCGTTGTATGAGTTTGCCTATCCGAAGGACGCGCAGAAGAACATCAAGAACCCCGGCAAGGTGGTGAAGCTCACCCGCATCCACCTCGAAGAAGACGTGGGCAAGAGCACGCACACCGGCGCTGGCACCATGCTCGACTTCAACCGCGCCGGCACTCCGCTCATGGAAATCGTGAGCGACCCGGACATCGACAGCGCGGAGGAGGCTTTCGCCTACCTCAACAGCCTGCGCCAGATCCTGCTCTACGGTGGCGTGAGTGATGCCGACATGGAGAAGGGCCAGCTCCGTTGCGACGTGAACATCAGCCTGCGTCCGGAAGGACAGCAGGAACTTGGCGCGAAGATCGAGCTTAAGAACCTGAACTCCGTGAGCGCCGTGCGCCGCGCCATCCACGCGGAGATCGAGCGTCAGACCGAAGCACTCGATCGTGGCGAGAAGCTCATTCAAAGCACCCGCCGCTGGGATGATGACCGCGGCGAGACCCAGCTCATGCGCACGAAGGAAGACGCGCATGACTACCGCTACTTCCCCTGTCCTGACCTCCTTCCCATCCGCACCGCGCCCCTGCTCGCTGAGGCGAAGAAGCGCGTGCCCGAGCTGCCGCATGAGAAATGCGACCGCTTCGTGAAGGACTACGCCGTGAGCGCGTACGATGCGAACGTGCTGGCCAGCGAGCAGTCCCTCGCCGCATGGTTCGAGCAGGCCGTGGCCGCCGCCGGACCGAAGGTGCCCGCGAAGAAAATTGCGAACTGGGTCATCAACGAACTCCTTGGCGTGCTGAATGCCAATGGCGTGACGCTGGAGCAGTCACCCATCACTCCGCAAGCCCTGAGCGAGCTCGTCGCCGCGGTGGAGACGGGCAGCATCAGCAACAATCAAGCGAAGGAAGTCTTCGCCGAGATGTTCGCCACCGGCAAAACCGCCGCCGTAGTCATCAAGGAAAAAGGCTTCGAGCAGGTGAGTGACACCGGCGCTCTGGAAAAGCTCTGCGACGACGTCATCGCCGCCAACCCAGCCAAGGTGGAAGAGTTCAAAGCCGGCAACGACAAGGTGCTGAACTGGATGACCGGCCAAATCATGAAAGCCAGCGGCGGCAAGGCGAACCCGAAGGTGCTCGGTGAGCTGTTGCGAGCGAAGTTGTCATAG